The following proteins are encoded in a genomic region of Phragmites australis chromosome 9, lpPhrAust1.1, whole genome shotgun sequence:
- the LOC133928663 gene encoding DNA replication licensing factor MCM6-like → MEAFGGFFVDEKAARVENIFLEFLKRFKEPDAAEPFYDTEMEAMRSRESTTMYVDFAHIMRFNDVLQKAISEEYLRFEPYLRNACKRFVLEHRAGENRAPIISDDSPNKDINIAFYNIPMLKRLRELGTAEIGKLTAVMGVVTRTSEVRPELLQGTFKCLDCGNVVKNVEQQFKYTEPIICVNATCQNRSKWALLRQESKFTDWQRVRMQETSKEIPAGSLPRSLDVILRHEIVEKARAGDTVIFTGTIVAVPDVMALTSPGERAECRREAPQRNNGSGVQEGVKGLKSLGVRDLSYRLAFVANSVQVADGRREVDIRDRNTDGDDSERQKFTEEEEDEVVRMRNTPDFFNKIVDSICPTVFGHQEIKRAILLMLLGGVHKITHEGINLRGDINVCIVGDPSCAKSQFLKYTVSIVPRSVYTSGKSSSAAGLTAAVAKEPETGEFCIEAGALMLADNGVCCIDEFDKMDIKDQVAIHEAMEQQTISITKAGIQATLNARTSILAAANPTGGRYDKSKPLKYNVALPPAILSRFDLVYIMIDEPDENTDYHIAHHIVRVHQKREEALAPAFSTAELKRYIFFAKSLKPQLSSEAKKVLVESYVTLRRGDSTPGTRVAYRMTVRQLEALIRLSEAIARSHLERVVLPVHVRLAVKLLKTSIISVESSEVDLSDFQYAEDGTNVPSDNDAGQPAEADPAAQQQDAENDQGTDTGKKKLVITEEHFQRVTQALVMRLRQHEESVVKDGDGLAGMKQGDLIIWFVEQQNAKGAYSSTAEVKEEVKCIKAIIERLIQREGHLIVIDEGTAAAAEHGSGARRILESRILAVNPNYVID, encoded by the exons ATGGAGGCGTTTGGCGGGTTCTTCGTGGACGAGAAGGCGGCGCGGGTGGAGAACATCTTCCTTGAGTTTCTCAAGCG GTTCAAGGAGCCGGATGCCGCAGAGCCGTTCTACGATACGGAGATGGAGGCGATGCGGTCGCGGGAGTCCACCACCATGTACGTCGACTTTGCGCACATCATGCGCTTCAACGACGTCCTCCAAAAGGCCATCTCCGAGGAGTACCTCAG GTTCGAGCCATACTTAAGGAATGCGTGCAAGAGGTTTGTGTTGGAGCACCGGGCTGGCGAGAACCGTGCCCCGATCATCTCAGATGATAGCCCCAACAAGGATATAAACATCGCCTTCTACAACATCCCAATGCTCAAAAG GCTGAGAGAGCTTGGGACAGCTGAGATTGGTAAGCTGACAGCTGTAATGGGTGTTGTGACACGGACGAGTGAGGTGCGGCCTGAACTATTGCAAGGCACCTTCAAGTGCCTTGACTGTGGGAATGTTGTAAAGAATGTGGAGCAGCAGTTCAAGTATACTGAG CCTATAATATGCGTCAATGCAACATGCCAGAACCGATCAAAATGGGCTCTTCTCCGGCAGGAGAGCAAATTCACAGATTGGCAGCGGGTCAGAATGCAAGAGACATCAAAAGAGATACCTGCTGGGTCACTTCCTCGCTCCCTGGATGTCATTCTGCGGCATGAGATTGTAGAGAAGGCTAGAGCTGGGGACAC GGTCATATTTACTGGAACTATTGTTGCTGTTCCAGACGTTATGGCACTAACTTCACCTGGTGAGCGAGCTGAGTGTCGCCGGGAAGCTCCTCAACGAAATAATGGATCAGGCGTCCAAGAAGGTGTGAAGGGCTTGAAGTCCCTTGGTGTTAGGGATCTCTCTTATCGCCTTGCTTTTGTGGCAAACTCAGTACAG GTGGCGGATGGCAGGAGAGAAGTGGACATCAGGGATCGGAACACTGATGGTGATGACAGTGAGAGACAAAAATTCACT gaagaagaggaagatgaggttgttaGGATGAGGAACACTCCAGATTTCTTTAATAAGATAGTTGATAGCATATGTCCTACCGTCTTTGGTCATCAAGAAATAAAGAGGGCAATCCTTCTGATGCTTTTGGGTGGTGTTCACAAGATAACACATGAAGGGATCAACCTTAGAGGTGACATCAATGTCTGTATTGTTGGTGATCCAAGCTGTGCAAAGTCTCAGTTCTTAAA ATACACTGTCAGTATTGTTCCACGATCTGTTTACACATCAGGGAAGTCCTCATCTGCTGCTGGTCTGACAGCAGCTGTTGCTAAAGAACCGGAGACTGGTGAATTTTGTATTGAG GCAGGTGCACTGATGTTAGCTGATAATGGAGTTTGTTGCATTGATGAATTCGATAAGATGGACATTAAGGATCAG GTCGCTATACATGAAGCAATGGAGCAGCAAACCATTAGCATAACAAAAGCAGGAATACAGGCAACTTTGAATGCTCGAACTTCAATTTTAGCAGCGGCAAATCCGACAGGAGGGCGTTATGACAAGTCAAAACCACTTAAG TACAATGTGGCATTGCCTCCAGCTATTCTTTCAAGATTTGATCTGGTATACATTATGATCGATGAACCTGATGAAAATACCGACTACCACATTGCCCATCACATTGTAAGAGTCCATCAGAAACGTGAAGAAGCGCTTGCCCCTGCATTTAGCACTGCCGAATTGAAGCGTTATATTTTTTTTGCGAAGTCTTTGAAACCACAG CTGAGTTCAGAAGCAAAGAAAGTTCTGGTTGAGTCTTATGTTACCCTTCGTAGAGGTGACAGTACTCCTGGTACCAGGGTTGCTTACAGGATGACAGTTAGGCAATTGGAAGCATTAATTAGGCTGTCAGAAGCTATTGCCCGAAGTCATTTAGAAAGAGTT GTTCTCCCGGTCCATGTCCGCTTGGCAGTTAAATTGCTCAAGACATCCATCATCAG TGTGGAATCAAGTGAAGTTGATCTTTCCGACTTCCAATATGCTGAAGATGGAACAAATGTACCTTCTGATAATGATGCTGGACAGCCAGCTGAAGCAGATCCTGCTGCTCAACAACAGGATGCAG AAAATGACCAAGGAACAGATACTGGTAAGAAGAAGTTGGTAATAACTGAAGAACATTTCCAGAGAGTTACTCAGGCTTTGGTTATGAGACTACGGCAGCATGAAGAATCAGTCGTGAAAGATG GAGATGGTTTGGCTGGCATGAAGCAAGGGGATCTTATCATTTGGTTTGTTGAGCAGCAGAATGCCAAAGGTGCATATAGTTCTACTGCAGAGGTGAAGGAAGAAGTGAAGTGCATCAAGGCCATTATAGAG AGGCTTATACAGCGGGAAGGCCATCTTATAGTCATAGATGAAGGCACCGCAGCCGCGGCAGAACACGGCAGTGGTGCGCGACGAATATTGGAGAGCAGAATACTGGCAGTTAATCCGAATTATGTCATTGATTAA